A genome region from Streptomyces antimycoticus includes the following:
- a CDS encoding ABC transporter substrate-binding protein — MRKRDQWLAAPLGAGLAAALLTGCGSEDGDAAGSGGHVVMGMSDEVLATDPASGYDPGSWLLFNNVFQSLLSFPKGSTTPQPEAAEKCSFKDNASRVYSCTLQNDLKFSNGHGLTSEDVKFSFERTKRINDANGPALMLSSIGSIDTPDKRTVVFHLKSSDATFPQKIASGAGSIVDHREYPADKLRTDHKAVGSGVYKLDSFTKDEADFSVNDGYQGPARPKNSGLNLKFFHGGQARLKSAVQKGDVDLAYRGLAMRDLADLQAQSLGGGKSLNVVDGTGAEVQHLVFNMKDPVAGKLGVRKAMAYLIDRSTLVRDVYKRTAEPLYSVVPAGITGHNTAFYDKYGDRPQPEKAKQALRDEGISGKVKLTLWGTPIRYGPGTVPGLRQIAQQLNASGLFDVDVKSADVAAYEKGVAGGKYGVYVKGWVPDYPDPDNFVAPFFGAGNVLANHYTSPRLSAQLIPATAEQPSREATVGDFQRIQDIVADEVPMLPLWQGKQYAVAQDDISGLQWTLDSSTVFRFWEIGKSSDS, encoded by the coding sequence TTGAGGAAACGTGATCAGTGGCTCGCAGCTCCCCTCGGCGCGGGACTGGCCGCCGCCCTGCTCACCGGATGCGGCAGTGAGGACGGGGACGCGGCGGGCAGCGGCGGGCACGTGGTCATGGGGATGTCGGACGAGGTGCTCGCCACCGACCCGGCATCCGGCTACGACCCGGGCTCCTGGCTGCTGTTCAACAACGTCTTCCAGTCCCTGCTGAGCTTCCCGAAGGGCAGCACCACACCGCAGCCGGAGGCGGCTGAGAAGTGCTCCTTCAAGGACAACGCCAGCCGGGTCTACTCCTGCACCCTGCAGAACGACCTGAAGTTCTCCAACGGTCACGGCCTCACCTCCGAGGACGTCAAGTTCTCCTTCGAGCGCACCAAGCGGATCAATGACGCCAACGGTCCGGCGCTGATGCTCAGCTCCATCGGGAGCATCGACACCCCGGACAAGCGGACCGTCGTCTTCCATCTGAAGAGCTCCGACGCGACCTTCCCGCAGAAGATCGCCTCCGGCGCCGGGTCCATCGTCGACCACCGGGAATACCCCGCCGACAAGCTGCGCACGGACCACAAGGCGGTCGGCTCCGGCGTCTACAAGCTGGACTCCTTCACCAAGGACGAGGCCGACTTCTCCGTCAACGACGGCTACCAGGGGCCCGCCCGGCCGAAGAACTCCGGGCTGAACCTGAAGTTCTTCCACGGCGGGCAGGCGCGGCTGAAGTCCGCCGTGCAGAAGGGCGATGTGGACCTCGCCTACCGCGGGCTGGCCATGCGCGACCTTGCCGACCTCCAGGCGCAGAGCCTCGGCGGCGGCAAGAGCCTGAACGTGGTCGACGGCACCGGCGCCGAGGTCCAGCACCTGGTCTTCAACATGAAGGACCCGGTGGCGGGCAAGCTCGGCGTGCGCAAGGCCATGGCGTACCTCATCGACCGCTCCACCCTGGTGCGGGACGTCTACAAGCGCACCGCCGAGCCGCTGTACTCGGTGGTCCCGGCCGGGATCACCGGCCACAACACCGCCTTCTACGACAAGTACGGTGACCGCCCCCAGCCCGAGAAGGCCAAGCAGGCGCTGCGGGACGAGGGCATCTCCGGCAAGGTCAAGCTGACGCTGTGGGGCACCCCGATCCGCTACGGCCCCGGCACCGTCCCGGGCCTGCGCCAGATCGCCCAACAGCTCAACGCCAGCGGGCTGTTCGACGTCGACGTGAAGAGCGCGGACGTCGCCGCGTACGAGAAGGGCGTCGCCGGCGGGAAGTACGGCGTCTATGTGAAGGGCTGGGTGCCCGACTACCCGGACCCGGACAACTTCGTCGCCCCGTTCTTCGGCGCCGGCAACGTCCTGGCCAACCACTACACCTCGCCGCGGCTGTCCGCGCAGCTCATCCCGGCCACCGCCGAGCAGCCCAGCCGCGAGGCCACGGTCGGCGACTTCCAGCGGATCCAGGACATCGTCGCCGACGAGGTGCCGATGCTCCCGCTGTGGCAGGGCAAGCAGTACGCGGTGGCCCAGGACGATATCTCCGGGCTGCAGTGGACCCTCGACTCCTCGACGGTCTTCCGCTTCTGGGAGATCGGCAAGTCGTCCGACAGCTGA
- a CDS encoding ABC transporter substrate-binding protein — MTRKSLVLPAVAGLLISTLAACGGTDGSGSDDKAIVLGSTDRIEASKEAPAPLDPALAYDFASWSVLHNAFQTLMRLPRSGTEPIPDAAEKCGFQDRQSEQYRCTLRSGLKFSNGHDLTSEDVKFSLERVLRIDDPNGTKSLLSNVDKIETPSDREIVIHLSQPDATFPSKLTTPAAAILDSEVYKPDALRNGFEMTGSGPYTAKTQVRDNRLVKVVFTKNSNYKGDVELKADKAEMRFYDSAATMEKALVKGDLDVVHRGFSPDQIDKLNKGDIKGVRLFESSGQGIRYLVFNTSDPAVKNKAVRQAIAHLVDRQALVRDVYKRTAEPLYSMIPTSISSHINSFHNEYGDPDPAAAKSVLRDAGISTPVKLTLTYTTDHYGPETAGEFKELKKQLNASGLFSVTIKGYPWRDFRPALIKRQFSASGMGWLPDFPDPDSYTAPFLTTDNFLNSPYRNSTIQDELIPKTRQEAQRSLADKDFQSIQNAVAGDVPYLPLWQGNTYVAARENVIGAEYAFDSSTMLQLWELGKGD; from the coding sequence ATGACGCGCAAGTCGCTGGTGCTGCCGGCTGTGGCCGGCCTCCTGATCTCCACGCTCGCCGCGTGCGGTGGTACCGACGGCTCGGGCTCGGACGATAAGGCGATCGTCCTGGGCAGCACGGACCGCATCGAGGCGTCGAAGGAGGCGCCCGCTCCGCTGGACCCGGCCCTGGCCTACGACTTCGCCTCCTGGAGCGTGCTGCACAACGCCTTCCAGACGCTGATGAGACTGCCCCGCTCGGGAACCGAGCCGATACCCGACGCCGCCGAGAAGTGCGGCTTCCAGGACCGGCAGAGCGAGCAGTACCGCTGCACGCTGCGCAGCGGTCTGAAGTTCTCCAACGGTCACGACCTGACCTCCGAGGACGTCAAGTTCTCCCTCGAGCGCGTGCTGCGCATCGACGACCCCAACGGCACCAAGTCGCTGCTGTCCAACGTGGACAAGATCGAAACCCCCAGCGACCGCGAGATCGTCATCCACCTCTCGCAGCCGGACGCGACCTTCCCGTCCAAGCTCACCACCCCGGCCGCCGCGATCCTGGACAGCGAGGTCTACAAGCCCGACGCGCTGCGCAACGGGTTCGAGATGACGGGCTCGGGCCCGTACACCGCGAAGACCCAGGTGCGCGACAACCGGCTGGTCAAGGTCGTCTTCACCAAGAACAGCAACTACAAGGGCGATGTCGAGCTGAAGGCCGACAAGGCGGAGATGCGTTTCTACGACTCCGCCGCGACCATGGAGAAGGCGCTGGTCAAGGGCGACCTCGACGTGGTCCACCGCGGCTTCTCGCCCGATCAGATCGACAAGCTCAACAAGGGCGACATCAAGGGCGTCCGGCTCTTCGAGTCCTCCGGGCAGGGCATCCGCTATCTGGTCTTCAACACCTCGGACCCGGCGGTCAAGAACAAGGCGGTCCGGCAGGCCATCGCCCATCTCGTGGACCGCCAGGCGCTGGTGCGCGATGTGTACAAACGGACCGCCGAGCCGCTCTACTCGATGATCCCCACCAGCATCTCCTCGCATATCAACTCGTTCCACAACGAGTACGGCGACCCGGACCCCGCGGCCGCCAAGAGCGTGCTGCGCGACGCCGGTATCAGCACCCCGGTGAAGCTGACGCTGACCTACACCACGGACCACTACGGTCCGGAGACGGCCGGGGAGTTCAAGGAGCTGAAGAAGCAGCTCAACGCCAGCGGGCTCTTCTCCGTCACGATCAAGGGCTACCCGTGGCGGGACTTCCGCCCCGCGCTCATCAAGCGCCAGTTCTCCGCCTCCGGGATGGGCTGGCTGCCCGACTTCCCGGACCCCGACAGCTACACCGCGCCGTTCCTCACCACGGACAACTTCCTCAACTCGCCCTACCGCAACAGCACCATCCAGGACGAGCTGATCCCCAAGACCCGGCAGGAGGCCCAGCGCAGCCTCGCCGACAAGGACTTCCAGTCGATCCAGAACGCCGTCGCCGGCGACGTGCCCTATCTCCCGCTGTGGCAGGGCAACACCTACGTGGCCGCCCGCGAGAACGTCATCGGCGCCGAGTACGCCTTCGACTCCTCGACCATGCTGCAGCTGTGGGAGCTCGGCAAGGGCGACTGA
- a CDS encoding HAD family hydrolase encodes MTSSIPAVDTRTAEGSALQAVLLDMDGTLVDTEGIWWDAEVAIFAELGHALAEEYRQVVVGGPMSRSAQFLIEATGAEIALAELTGLLNSRFTELIDGSVPMLPGARRLLTELAAQGIPTALVSASHRRVMDRVLRSLGPEHFALTVAGDEVGRTKPHPDPYLFAAAGLAAEPGRCVVIEDTDTGVRAAEAAGCRVVAVPSVVPIEPAAGRTVVGSLEEVDLSFLRTLVTAMH; translated from the coding sequence ATGACCAGCAGCATCCCCGCCGTCGATACCCGTACGGCCGAAGGCTCGGCACTGCAAGCCGTTCTGCTCGACATGGACGGCACCCTGGTCGACACCGAGGGCATCTGGTGGGACGCGGAGGTCGCCATCTTCGCCGAGCTCGGTCATGCGCTCGCCGAGGAGTACCGCCAGGTCGTCGTCGGCGGCCCGATGTCGCGCAGCGCCCAGTTCCTGATCGAGGCCACCGGCGCCGAGATCGCCCTCGCCGAGCTCACCGGCCTGCTCAACAGCCGCTTCACCGAGCTGATCGACGGCAGTGTGCCGATGCTGCCCGGCGCCCGCCGGCTGCTCACCGAGCTGGCCGCGCAGGGCATCCCCACCGCCCTGGTCTCCGCCTCCCACCGGCGGGTGATGGACCGGGTCCTGCGCTCGCTCGGCCCCGAGCACTTCGCCCTGACGGTCGCGGGCGACGAGGTCGGGCGGACCAAGCCGCATCCGGACCCGTATCTGTTCGCCGCGGCCGGACTGGCCGCCGAGCCGGGGCGGTGCGTGGTCATCGAGGACACCGACACGGGCGTACGGGCCGCCGAGGCGGCCGGGTGCCGGGTGGTCGCGGTGCCGTCCGTGGTGCCGATCGAGCCCGCCGCGGGGCGTACGGTCGTCGGCTCGCTCGAAGAAGTCGATCTTTCATTTTTGCGTACTCTGGTCACTGCAATGCACTGA
- the metH gene encoding methionine synthase — protein MASHTPSPTSAARADALREALATRVVVADGAMGTMLQAQDPSLDDFQQLEGCNEILNITRPDIVRSVHAEYYAAGVDCVETNTFGANHAALGEYDIPERVHELSEAGARIAREVADEFAADGRQRWVLGSMGPGTKLPTLGHAPYVTLRDAYQANAEGMIAGGADALLVETTQDLLQTKAAVLGARRALDATGTNLPLICSVTVETTGTMLLGSEIGAALTALEPLGIDMIGLNCATGPAEMSEHLRHLARHSRIPLSCMPNAGLPVLGKDGAHYPLTPGELADAQETFVREYGLSLVGGCCGTTPEHLRQVVERVRDLTPTERSPRPEPGAASLYQTVPFRQDTSYLAIGERTNANGSKKFREAMLEARWDDCVEIAREQIREGAHLLDLCVDYVGRDGVADMEELAGRFATASTLPIVLDSTEVDVIRAGLEKLGGRAVINSVNYEDGDGPDSRFAKVTRLAQEHGAALIALTIDEEGQARTPEHKVEIAERLIADLTGNWGIHESDILIDTLTFTICTGQEESRKDGIATIEAIRELKRRHPDVQTTLGLSNISFGLNPAARIVLNSVFLDECVKAGLDSAIVHASKILPIARFEEEQVKTALDLIYDRRAEGYDPLQKLMGLFEGATAKSLKAGKAEELAALPLDERLKRRIIDGERNGLEADLDEALQERPALEIVNETLLDGMKVVGELFGSGQMQLPFVLQSAEVMKTAVAHLEPHMEKSDDEGKGTIVLATVRGDVHDIGKNLVDIILSNNGYNVVNLGIKQPVSAILEAAEEHRADVIGMSGLLVKSTVIMKENLEELNQRKLAARFPVILGGAALTRAYVEQDLHEIYEGEVRYARDAFEGLRLMDALIAVKRGVPGAALPELRQRRVPQRAAQVREPEPDEGPARSDVATDNPLPTPPFWGTRVVKGIQQADYASWLDEGALFKGQWGLKQARTGDGPGYEELVESEGRPRLRGWLDRLHTGNLLEAAVVYGYFPCVSKGDDLVLLNEDGSERTRFTFPRQRRGRRLCLADFFRPEESGETDVVGLQVVTVGSKIGEATAELFAADSYRDYLELHGLSVQLAEALAEYWHARVRGELGFAGEDPSEMEDMFALKYRGARFSLGYGACPDLEDRAKIADLLRPERIGVKLSEEFQLHPEQSTDAIVIHHPEAKYFNAR, from the coding sequence ATGGCCTCGCATACGCCATCGCCCACATCCGCCGCCCGAGCCGACGCGCTCCGCGAAGCACTGGCCACCCGCGTGGTGGTCGCCGACGGCGCGATGGGGACGATGCTCCAGGCGCAGGACCCCAGTCTCGACGACTTCCAGCAGCTCGAGGGCTGCAACGAGATCCTCAACATCACCCGGCCGGACATCGTCCGCTCGGTCCACGCGGAGTACTACGCCGCCGGGGTGGACTGCGTCGAGACCAACACCTTCGGCGCCAACCACGCGGCGCTCGGTGAGTACGACATCCCCGAACGCGTCCACGAGCTCTCCGAGGCCGGCGCCCGGATCGCCCGTGAGGTCGCCGACGAGTTCGCCGCCGACGGACGCCAGCGCTGGGTGCTGGGCTCCATGGGCCCCGGCACCAAGCTGCCCACCCTCGGCCACGCGCCCTATGTCACCCTCCGCGACGCCTACCAGGCCAATGCCGAAGGCATGATCGCCGGTGGCGCGGACGCCCTCCTGGTGGAGACCACCCAGGACCTGCTGCAGACCAAGGCCGCGGTCCTCGGCGCCCGCCGCGCCCTGGACGCCACGGGCACCAACCTCCCCCTGATCTGCTCGGTCACCGTCGAGACCACCGGCACCATGCTGCTCGGCTCCGAGATCGGCGCGGCGCTCACCGCCCTCGAGCCGCTCGGCATCGACATGATCGGCCTCAACTGCGCCACCGGCCCCGCCGAGATGAGCGAGCATCTGCGCCATCTCGCCCGCCACTCCCGCATCCCGCTGTCCTGCATGCCCAACGCCGGCCTTCCGGTGCTGGGCAAGGACGGCGCCCACTACCCCCTCACCCCCGGCGAGCTGGCCGACGCCCAGGAGACCTTCGTCCGCGAGTACGGGCTCTCCCTGGTCGGCGGCTGCTGCGGCACCACGCCCGAGCATCTGCGCCAGGTCGTCGAGCGGGTCCGCGATCTGACGCCCACCGAGCGCTCCCCGCGCCCCGAGCCCGGCGCCGCCTCGCTCTACCAGACGGTGCCGTTCCGCCAGGACACCTCGTATCTGGCGATCGGCGAGCGCACCAACGCCAACGGCTCCAAGAAGTTCCGCGAGGCCATGCTGGAGGCCCGCTGGGACGACTGTGTGGAGATCGCCCGGGAGCAGATCCGCGAGGGCGCCCATCTGCTCGACCTGTGCGTGGACTACGTCGGCCGGGACGGCGTCGCGGACATGGAGGAGCTGGCCGGGCGGTTCGCCACCGCCTCCACCCTCCCCATCGTCCTGGACTCCACCGAGGTCGACGTCATCCGGGCCGGGCTGGAGAAGCTCGGCGGACGCGCGGTCATCAACTCCGTCAACTACGAGGACGGGGACGGCCCCGACTCGCGGTTCGCCAAGGTCACCCGGCTCGCCCAGGAGCACGGCGCCGCCCTGATCGCGCTGACCATCGACGAGGAGGGCCAGGCCCGCACGCCGGAGCACAAGGTGGAGATCGCCGAGCGGCTGATCGCCGACCTGACCGGCAACTGGGGCATCCACGAGTCGGACATCCTCATCGACACCCTGACCTTCACCATCTGCACGGGTCAGGAGGAGTCCCGTAAGGACGGCATCGCCACCATCGAGGCGATCCGCGAGCTCAAGCGGCGCCACCCGGACGTCCAGACCACGCTGGGCCTGTCGAACATCTCCTTCGGCCTCAACCCGGCCGCCAGGATCGTGCTCAACTCCGTCTTCCTCGACGAATGCGTCAAAGCGGGCCTGGACTCGGCGATCGTGCACGCCTCCAAGATCCTGCCGATCGCGCGGTTCGAGGAGGAGCAGGTCAAGACCGCCCTGGACCTGATCTACGACCGCCGCGCCGAGGGCTATGACCCGCTGCAGAAGCTGATGGGGCTCTTCGAGGGCGCCACGGCCAAGTCCCTCAAGGCGGGCAAGGCCGAGGAGCTGGCCGCGCTGCCCCTGGACGAGCGCCTCAAGCGGCGCATCATCGACGGTGAGCGCAATGGTCTGGAGGCCGACCTCGATGAGGCGCTCCAGGAGCGCCCCGCCCTGGAGATCGTCAACGAGACGCTGCTGGACGGCATGAAGGTGGTCGGCGAGCTCTTCGGCTCCGGCCAGATGCAGCTCCCGTTCGTGCTCCAGTCCGCCGAGGTCATGAAGACCGCGGTGGCGCATCTGGAGCCGCACATGGAGAAGTCCGACGACGAGGGCAAGGGCACCATCGTGCTCGCCACCGTCCGCGGCGACGTCCATGACATCGGTAAGAACCTCGTGGACATCATCCTGTCCAACAACGGCTACAACGTGGTCAACCTGGGCATCAAGCAGCCGGTCTCGGCGATCCTGGAGGCCGCCGAGGAGCACCGCGCCGATGTGATCGGCATGTCCGGGCTGCTGGTGAAGTCCACGGTGATCATGAAGGAGAACCTGGAGGAGCTCAACCAGCGCAAGCTGGCCGCCCGGTTCCCCGTCATCCTCGGCGGCGCCGCCCTCACCCGCGCCTACGTCGAGCAGGATCTGCACGAGATCTACGAGGGCGAGGTGCGCTACGCCCGCGACGCCTTCGAGGGACTGCGCCTGATGGACGCCCTGATCGCCGTCAAGCGCGGTGTGCCCGGCGCGGCGCTCCCCGAGCTCCGGCAGCGCCGCGTCCCCCAGCGCGCGGCCCAGGTGCGGGAGCCGGAGCCGGACGAGGGCCCCGCGCGCTCGGACGTGGCCACCGACAACCCCCTGCCCACCCCGCCCTTCTGGGGCACCCGCGTCGTCAAGGGCATCCAGCAGGCCGACTACGCCTCCTGGCTGGACGAGGGCGCGCTGTTCAAGGGCCAGTGGGGGCTCAAGCAGGCGCGCACCGGCGACGGGCCCGGCTACGAGGAGCTGGTGGAGAGCGAGGGGCGGCCCCGGCTGCGCGGCTGGCTGGACCGGCTGCACACCGGGAACCTGCTGGAGGCGGCCGTCGTCTACGGCTACTTCCCGTGCGTCTCCAAGGGCGACGACCTGGTCCTGCTGAACGAGGACGGCAGCGAGCGGACCCGCTTCACCTTCCCGCGCCAGCGCCGCGGCCGCCGGCTGTGTCTGGCCGACTTCTTCCGGCCCGAGGAGTCCGGTGAGACCGATGTCGTCGGGCTGCAGGTGGTGACCGTCGGCTCGAAGATCGGCGAGGCCACCGCCGAGCTGTTCGCCGCCGACTCCTACCGCGACTATCTGGAGCTGCACGGCCTGTCCGTCCAGCTGGCGGAGGCGCTGGCCGAGTACTGGCACGCCCGGGTCCGCGGCGAGCTGGGCTTCGCCGGTGAGGACCCGAGCGAGATGGAGGACATGTTCGCGCTGAAGTACCGCGGCGCGCGCTTCTCGCTGGGTTACGGCGCCTGCCCCGACCTGGAGGACCGCGCGAAGATCGCCGATCTGCTGCGGCCCGAGCGGATCGGGGTGAAGCTCTCGGAGGAGTTCCAGCTCCACCCCGAGCAGTCCACGGACGCCATCGTGATCCACCACCCGGAGGCCAAGTACTTCAACGCGCGGTAG
- a CDS encoding IclR family transcriptional regulator, with product MARNIQSLERAAAMLRLLAGGERRLGLSDIASTLGLAKGTAHGILRTLQQEGFVEQDEASGRYQLGAELLRLGNSYLDVHELRARALVWTDDLARSSGESVYLGVVHQQGVLIVHHVFRPDDSRQVLEVGAMHPLHSSALGKVLSAYDPVAHSEVTEADRKAFTPRTVTGEREFEDVLDLIRARGWASDVEETWEGVASVAAPIHDRRRLPVGAVGITGAVERVCDDGELRSELVAAVRDCARAVSRDLGALRF from the coding sequence ATGGCCCGGAACATCCAGTCGTTGGAGCGCGCCGCCGCGATGCTACGCCTGCTCGCCGGTGGTGAGCGACGTCTGGGACTGTCCGACATCGCCTCCACTCTGGGGCTGGCCAAGGGCACCGCGCACGGCATATTGCGCACGCTGCAGCAGGAGGGCTTCGTCGAGCAGGACGAGGCATCCGGCCGCTATCAGCTCGGCGCGGAGCTGCTGCGCCTGGGCAACAGCTATCTGGACGTGCACGAGCTGCGCGCCCGCGCCCTGGTCTGGACGGACGACCTGGCCCGCTCCAGCGGCGAGAGCGTGTACCTGGGCGTGGTGCACCAGCAGGGTGTGCTGATCGTCCACCACGTCTTCCGGCCGGACGACAGCCGCCAGGTGCTGGAGGTCGGCGCGATGCACCCGCTGCACTCCTCGGCCCTGGGCAAGGTGCTCTCCGCCTACGACCCGGTGGCCCACAGCGAGGTGACCGAGGCCGACCGTAAGGCGTTCACGCCCCGCACGGTGACCGGGGAACGGGAGTTCGAGGACGTGCTGGACCTGATCCGGGCGCGCGGCTGGGCCTCCGATGTGGAGGAGACCTGGGAGGGCGTGGCGTCGGTCGCGGCCCCCATCCACGACCGGCGCCGACTGCCGGTGGGCGCGGTGGGGATCACGGGCGCGGTCGAGCGGGTGTGCGACGACGGAGAGCTGCGCTCGGAGCTCGTGGCCGCCGTACGGGACTGCGCCCGCGCCGTCTCCCGGGACCTGGGCGCCCTCCGTTTCTGA